The window CAATGGCCTACTATGCGGCGGTGACCAGCTCCCCCGACCTCGAGCCCGACCAGCTGCGGCTGCTGGTGCGGGTGGCCCGGCTGTATCACGAGCAGGGCGTACGCCAGCCGCAGATCGCCGCCGACCTGCACATCTCCCAGCCCCGGGTGTCCCGGCTGCTGAAACAGGCCGCGCGGCTGGGCATCGTGCACACCGTCGTCACCGTGCCCCCCGGCGTGCACGCCGACATCGAGGAGCAGCTCAAGCAGCGCTACGGGCTGCGCGACGCGGTGGTCGCCGAGATCCCGCCCGGGGAGGAGGACCGGCTGCTGCCGCTGATCGCGTCGGCCGCCGCCGGCTACCTCGACGCCACGCTCAGTGGCACCCTGGAACGGGTCGACGACATCGGCCTGTCCGCCTGGAGCGCCACCCTGCTCGCCACCGTCGAGGCGATGCGCCCCAAGCGCCCCGCCGTCGCCCGCCACGTCAGCCAGGTGCTCGGCGGCATCGGCGACCCGGGCGCCCAGGTGCGCGCCACCCGGCTGCTCACCCGCTTCGCCGAGGTGACCGGCGGCCAGCCGCTGTTCATGCCGACCCCCGGGCTGGTCGGCACCCCGCACCTGCGCGAGGCACTCACCCAAGACGGCTCGGTGGCCCAGATCGTGCGCTCCTGGGACGAGCTCACGCTGCTCCTGGTCGGGATCGGCCGGCTCACGCCGTCCCCCCTCCTGCGCAGCAGCGGCAACGCCATCACCGACGACGAGCAGCGGGAACTGCGCGAGCGCGGCGCCGTGGGCGACGTCTGCCTGCGCTACTTCGACGCCGAGGGCGCGCTCGTGCCCTCGGGTTTCGACCAGCGGGTCGTCGGCATCACCCCGGAGCAGATGCTGCGCATCGACCGCCGGGTGGGGGTGGCCGGCGGCGCCGACAAGCACGAGGCTGTCCGCGCGGCCGTGCTGGGCGGATGGGTGAACGTGCTGATCACCGACCTGGACACGGCCGGCGCACTGATCAGTACCTGAAAACCAGGGACGACGAGGAGCCTGGCGAAAGCTCCTCGTCGTCCTCAGTTCTGACGCTGTCGCCTACATCTGGGCGGGCTCGGGCTCGCTCTCCACGTCGTGCGTGTCCGACAGCTCCTTCTCCGGCAGCACGAACGCCAGCACCAGGCCGACCGCGAAAAGCGGCAGCAGGTAGGCGAACACCGGCGTGAGGGCGTGCTGGTACGCGGCGATCACCGCGTCCTGCGCCGCCTGCGGCAGCGCGTGCACCATCGCCGGGGTCAGCGAGTTGGAGTCGCCCACGGCCGCGGCCGAGCTCGCGTCCAGGCGCTGTGCCAGCTGGTCGGTGAGCCGGCTGGTGAACACCGCGCCGACCGCGGCGATGCCGAGCGTGGCGCCGATCTCGCGGAAGAAGTTGTTCGAGCTGGTCGCGGTGCCCACGTCGGAGGCCGGGAAGTCGTTCTGCACCGCCAGCACCAGCGTCTGCATCATCAGGCCCAGACCGGCACCCAGCACGAACACGTACACGCAGATCAGCGCGACCGGGGAGTCCACGACCAGGGTGGACATCAGCCCGGCGGCGACCATCACCAGCGCCACGCCGACGATCGGGTACATCCGGTATCTGCCGGTGCGGCTGATCGCGTTGCCCGAGGGTATGGCGGCGCTCATGATGCCGACCACCATCGGGATCAGCAGCAGGCCGGACTCGGTGGCGCTGACGCCGTACACCATCTGGAGGTAGGTGGGCAGGTAGCCGATGATCGCGAACATGCCGACACCGATGACGATCATGCCGATCAGGGTGGACACGTTGAAGATGCGGCTGCGGAACAGGTACAGCGGGATCAGCGGCTCGCTCGCGCGGCTCTCCTGCACGAAGAACAGCACCCAGGCGAGGATTCCGGCGGCGGCGGTGCCCAGCAGCACCGGGTCGCTCCAGCCGTACTCGGTGCCGCCCCAGTCGGCGACCAGCACGGTGCAGCTGACCGCGGCGGCCATCAGTACGAAACCGATGTAGTCCAGCCGGCCGGACACCTGGTGCTTGGGCAGGTGGATGACGATCGCGCAGACCACCAGGGCGAGGATGCCCAGGGGCAGGTTGATCCAGAACGCCCAGCGCCAGCCGATACTGTCGGTGAACCAGCCGCCGAGCAGCGGCCCGGCCACCGAGGACAGGCCGAAGACCGCGCCGATCGGGGCCATGTACTTGGCCCGCTGCCGGGCCGGCACCAGGTCGGCGATGATCGCCTGTGAGGTGATCATCAGGCCACCGCCACCCAGGCCCTGGATGCCGCGGCCGATGATGAGCATCGTCATGTCCTGCGACAGACCGGCGATGGTGGAACCGACCAGGAAGATCGCGATCCCGGACAGGAACAGCGTCTTGCGGCCGATCAGGTCGCCGATGCGGCCGTAGACCGGCATCGCGATGGTGGCCATCAGGATGTAGGCGGTGGTGACCCAGGCCATGTGCTCGACGCCGTGCAGCTCGCCGACGATGGTGGGCAGGGCGGTGCTGACGATGGTCTGGTCGAGCGCCGACAGCAGCATGGTCAGCATGAGGCCGGAGAAGATGATCCAGAAGTTCGCCGGCACTGAGGATTCTGGCTCTGCGGAAGGTCTCTGGGCAGCCGGTAACGACTCGGTCATGGGTGCGGCTCCGGAAAAGGGGTGTTCAGGTGATCAGCAGGCTGTGCAGGAGCGCGGCGGTGCGCTCCACCTCGCTCACCGGGGAGGTGTCCAGGGACGGGCCGTGGGCCCAGCGTTGCAGGCCCGTCCTGGTCGTGGAGAGAGCGAGCGCCGCCAGCAGAGCAGGGACCTCGTCGTCCGGCTCCGCCCCCAGCCGCTGGGCCACGGCCGCGGCGACGACCCGCTCGAAGGCGTCGAAGTTCCCGAGGAGATGAGCCAGGATCGCCGGGTGTTCCTGGGCCAGCGCCATCACCTGACGCAGGTCGTCCCGGGCCGGCTGATTCTGTTCCAGCTCCCGCAGCAGGAGTTCGTTGAGATCACGCAGTACCTGGGCCGGCCCGTCGGACGGGCCGGCGAGGAAGACCGACAGTGCCGGTTCGGGCAGGGATTTCGGCCCGGCCACCACCGCCGCCTCCTTGCTCGGGTAGTAGTTGAAGAACGTGCGCCGTGACACCCCGGCCTCGGTACTGATCATGTCGACGGTGACATGGTCGTAGCCGTGCCGGGCGGCCAGGCGCAGCGTGGCCTCGTGGATCTCCCGTGCGGTGGCGCTCCGCCTGCGCGAGCGCAGGTCCCCCTCGGACGACGTCATGACCTCAAGTATTGCACAGAGTGCAACTTCTGCACCCTAGGCATTTCAAGGGATCCCCGTAGGGTGGGCCCGTGGTTGGACAAAGCACTCATGTCGTTGTCATCGGTGGCGGCATCGCCGGCAGTGCCGCGGCCCTCGCCCTGCACCGGGCCGGGATCGGGGTGACGGTGTACGAGCAACACCCGCGCACCGCAGGCGATCTCGGCGCATTCCTCACCCTGGCCAGCAACGGCATGCGCGCGCTCGCCCAGATCGGCCTGGCCGGCCCGGTCGGCCGGGCCGGTTTCGGGCTGACCGAGTTCAGCGCCATGGACGAGTCCGGCACCGTCCTGATGACCCGCCCGCTGGGTGAGCACGCCGATCCCCTCACCCGGTTCCGCTGCCTGCGCTGGAGCGAGCTCACGGCGGCACTCCAGTCCGAGGTGGTGCGCCAGGGCATCACCCTGCGGCACGGCGCGTCGTTCGTCTCCGCACGCACGGACGACGACGCGGTCACGGCCACGTTCGCCGACGGCTCCACGGTCACGGCCGACCTCCTGCTCGGGGCCGACGGCATCGGATCCGGCGTGCGCGCCCTGATCGACCCCGGCGCGGCCACGCCCCGTTACGCCGGGCAGCGGGTGTTCTACGGATACACCGATGTTTTCAGCCCGCCGACCGGGCCCGGGCGGATCACCATGGTGCGGGGCAAGGCGGCCTCGTTCGGCTACACCGTCTCGCCGGAGGGTCTGACCTACTGGTTCGCGCGGCAGACCGCCGACGCCCTGCCGGACGGCGCCGGGGTGGCGGTCCCGCCCGAACTGCGGGCCGAGCTCATCGCCGCCCTGCGCCTGGACAGCACCCCGACCGCCGGCATCGTCGAGGCCACCGGCGACATCCTGGTGACCAACACCGGCGACCTGCCCGACGTGGCCGCCTGGTCGCGCGGGCGCATGCTGCTCATCGGCGACGCCGCGCACGCCGCCTCGCCGGCCACCGGTCAGGGCGCCTCGATGGCCTTCGAAGACGCCGTGGTGCTGGCGAAGGCGTTGCGCGACAGTGCTTCGGTGCACGACGCGGTGGGGCTGTACGAGGCCGTGCGCCGACCCCGCACCCAGCGGAACATGGACGCCAGTGCGGCGATGAGCAAGGGACAGCGGCCCCCGTCGTCCCCCTCCTCGCCCACGTCGCCGGCTCACGACGACGAGACGCTGGCCCGCCAGATCGACTGGGACACACCGCTCACCGCGTGAGCACCGGCCGTCACAACCGCAGAACCGGCGGGGTGGGGGCGTTCGCGGCGGCGGCCTCGGCCAGCGCCTGACGGAACGCCTCCACCGCACGGTGTTTCGAGCGCCCGGCCCGCACCGCCGTGAACAGCGTGCGGTGCGGGTCACCGGGCAGCGCGACCACCTGGGTGCCGCCCAGATGGTCGCCCATCAGCCCGGGCAGGAACGCCACGGCGTGCCCCATCCGCACCAGGTGCACGTGCAGCGAGGGGTCCGGGCTCTCGAACCGCACCCGCGGCTCGAATCCGGCCTCCCGGCAGACCACGTCGGCCCAGCGCCGGGCCGTGCTCGACGGCGGGTCGAGCGCCCAGGGCAGGCCCGCCAGGTCGGACAGGCCGGTGGGCCGGGCACTGAGCGGGCCCTCCCGCGGGATGGCCAGCAGCATCGGGTCGTTGATCAGGGCGGACCGATCCACCCCGGCGCGCACCGGTTCCGGCACACCGGGATGTTCCTCGCCCAGGATCAGGTCGAACTCGTGAGCCAGCAGCCCTTCGTAGGCGGGACCCACCTCGCGCTGGGTGATCTCCACCTCCAGCCCCGGATGGGCCTGCGCCAGAACGGTGAGGGCGACCGGGGCGATGCTCAGCACCACGCTCTGGAACGAGGCCACCCGCAGCGTGCCCCGGATCTCGGGTTGCGCCGCCGACAGCTCGGCCTCGGCCAGCTCCAGCTGGGCAAGAATCACCTCGGTGTGCTTGACCAGGGTGAGGGCGTCGTCGGTGAGCCGCACCCGGCGCCCGACCCGCTCCAGCAACGGCACCCCGGCCTCCCGCTCCAGCTGCGACAGCTGCTGCGAGATGGCCGACGGGGTGTAGTTCAGAACCCGGGCAACCTCCGCGAGAGTCCCGGAACGGCTCAGTTCATACAGAATTCGCAACCGGGACAGGTTGAGCACGGCGTTCCGATCATTAGCTCTTCTAACGCTTCATGGTGACCAGCGTTCACTAGACTAAATGAAGTCCGCGGCTCGATGCTGGGACACATGCCCGTAACACCCTCCACTGGCCCCCGTACGTCCAGTCCCGCCCTGTTCCTGGTCCTCGGCTCCTGCATCTCGCTCCAGTTCGGCGCCGCGTTCGCCGCGAAACTCTTTCCCGAACTGGGCAGCTGGGGCACCACCGTGCTGCGCCTGGGCATCGCCGCACTCGTCCTGCTGGCCATCACCCGGCCCGCGGTACGCCGCTGGAACCGTGACCAGTGGCGCGCCACCCTCGCACTGGGCCTGTCTCTGGCGGGCATGAACGGCTTCTTCTACGCCGCGATCGAGCGCCTTCCCCTCGGAACCGCCGTCGCCATCGAGTTTCTCGGCCCCCTCACCCTGGCCGCCGTGCTCACCCGCAAGGCCCGCGACCTGACCTGGGTGGCCCTGGCCCTGGGCGGCATGACCCTGCTGGCCGTCGAAAGCGTCACCACCGACGCCTATCTCGACCCCCTCGGCGCCCTTTACGCCCTGATTGCCGCGATGTTCTGGGCCCTGTACATCCAGACCGGCGCCCGCGTCGGCATTCTCGTGCCCGGCACCGGTGGGCTGGCCGTCGCCCTGGTGATCGCCACCTTCGCCGTCGCCCCGCTCGGGATGCCCGGCGCCGTGCAGGTGGTGCACGCGCCGCACCTGCTGCTGATCGGCGCCGGCACCGCGCTGCTCGCCTCGGTGATCCCGTACACGCTGGAACTGGCCGCGCTGCGCCGGGTTCCGCGCAACGTGTTCGGCATCCTGCTGAGCCTGGAGCCGGTCGCGGCCACCTTCATCGGCTGGCTGCTGCTGAGCCAGAGCGCCGGGCCGTTCCGGCTCCTGGCGATCGGCCTGGTGGTGGCGGCCAGCGTGGGTTCCAGCCTGTCCGGCCGGCGGGTGGACGACGAGGAACCCGTGCGGAACCCGGCCGTGGCCGTGACCTCCAGCTGACTCCCCGCCCTACGGCCGGCCACCCGGTTCGGCGACCGGCCCGCCCGGCTGATCCATCCAGGTGGGCCAGCGCTGGGAGGCCCAGTCCTCCCAGCGCAGCCAGCCCGGCGGCGGTTCGTGCCGGGCGCCCACCCCGAACTCGTCGGCCGTGGGCACCTCGAACAGCTCGCGGGCCCGACGTAGCTCGTCGCGGCCCAGGTCGAAGGTGCGGCCGGGCTGCCGCTCCAGACGGTCCCGCACGCGCCGCCACTGCTCGGCCCCGGTGACGGGCAGATACACCAGCCGGCACTGCGCTCCCGCCTCGGCCGCCAGGTGACGCAGGGCCGAGCGCTCGTCCCGGGCCCACAGCCCGAAGTCCAGCACCACGTCGACGCCCCGGCCCAGGGCGCGCATCGCCAGCCA is drawn from Kineosporia corallincola and contains these coding sequences:
- a CDS encoding LysR family transcriptional regulator — encoded protein: MLNLSRLRILYELSRSGTLAEVARVLNYTPSAISQQLSQLEREAGVPLLERVGRRVRLTDDALTLVKHTEVILAQLELAEAELSAAQPEIRGTLRVASFQSVVLSIAPVALTVLAQAHPGLEVEITQREVGPAYEGLLAHEFDLILGEEHPGVPEPVRAGVDRSALINDPMLLAIPREGPLSARPTGLSDLAGLPWALDPPSSTARRWADVVCREAGFEPRVRFESPDPSLHVHLVRMGHAVAFLPGLMGDHLGGTQVVALPGDPHRTLFTAVRAGRSKHRAVEAFRQALAEAAAANAPTPPVLRL
- a CDS encoding FAD-dependent oxidoreductase, which encodes MVGQSTHVVVIGGGIAGSAAALALHRAGIGVTVYEQHPRTAGDLGAFLTLASNGMRALAQIGLAGPVGRAGFGLTEFSAMDESGTVLMTRPLGEHADPLTRFRCLRWSELTAALQSEVVRQGITLRHGASFVSARTDDDAVTATFADGSTVTADLLLGADGIGSGVRALIDPGAATPRYAGQRVFYGYTDVFSPPTGPGRITMVRGKAASFGYTVSPEGLTYWFARQTADALPDGAGVAVPPELRAELIAALRLDSTPTAGIVEATGDILVTNTGDLPDVAAWSRGRMLLIGDAAHAASPATGQGASMAFEDAVVLAKALRDSASVHDAVGLYEAVRRPRTQRNMDASAAMSKGQRPPSSPSSPTSPAHDDETLARQIDWDTPLTA
- a CDS encoding AAA family ATPase, coding for MRTAAAEPPVPPGEGQAGATLFLMTGLPGSGKTTRARRLERERHALRLTPDEWFIPLFGTTEHEDGKRDVLEGRLIWLAMRALGRGVDVVLDFGLWARDERSALRHLAAEAGAQCRLVYLPVTGAEQWRRVRDRLERQPGRTFDLGRDELRRARELFEVPTADEFGVGARHEPPPGWLRWEDWASQRWPTWMDQPGGPVAEPGGRP
- a CDS encoding sugar-binding transcriptional regulator, which encodes MTSSPDLEPDQLRLLVRVARLYHEQGVRQPQIAADLHISQPRVSRLLKQAARLGIVHTVVTVPPGVHADIEEQLKQRYGLRDAVVAEIPPGEEDRLLPLIASAAAGYLDATLSGTLERVDDIGLSAWSATLLATVEAMRPKRPAVARHVSQVLGGIGDPGAQVRATRLLTRFAEVTGGQPLFMPTPGLVGTPHLREALTQDGSVAQIVRSWDELTLLLVGIGRLTPSPLLRSSGNAITDDEQRELRERGAVGDVCLRYFDAEGALVPSGFDQRVVGITPEQMLRIDRRVGVAGGADKHEAVRAAVLGGWVNVLITDLDTAGALIST
- a CDS encoding MDR family MFS transporter, coding for MPANFWIIFSGLMLTMLLSALDQTIVSTALPTIVGELHGVEHMAWVTTAYILMATIAMPVYGRIGDLIGRKTLFLSGIAIFLVGSTIAGLSQDMTMLIIGRGIQGLGGGGLMITSQAIIADLVPARQRAKYMAPIGAVFGLSSVAGPLLGGWFTDSIGWRWAFWINLPLGILALVVCAIVIHLPKHQVSGRLDYIGFVLMAAAVSCTVLVADWGGTEYGWSDPVLLGTAAAGILAWVLFFVQESRASEPLIPLYLFRSRIFNVSTLIGMIVIGVGMFAIIGYLPTYLQMVYGVSATESGLLLIPMVVGIMSAAIPSGNAISRTGRYRMYPIVGVALVMVAAGLMSTLVVDSPVALICVYVFVLGAGLGLMMQTLVLAVQNDFPASDVGTATSSNNFFREIGATLGIAAVGAVFTSRLTDQLAQRLDASSAAAVGDSNSLTPAMVHALPQAAQDAVIAAYQHALTPVFAYLLPLFAVGLVLAFVLPEKELSDTHDVESEPEPAQM
- a CDS encoding EamA family transporter, giving the protein MPVTPSTGPRTSSPALFLVLGSCISLQFGAAFAAKLFPELGSWGTTVLRLGIAALVLLAITRPAVRRWNRDQWRATLALGLSLAGMNGFFYAAIERLPLGTAVAIEFLGPLTLAAVLTRKARDLTWVALALGGMTLLAVESVTTDAYLDPLGALYALIAAMFWALYIQTGARVGILVPGTGGLAVALVIATFAVAPLGMPGAVQVVHAPHLLLIGAGTALLASVIPYTLELAALRRVPRNVFGILLSLEPVAATFIGWLLLSQSAGPFRLLAIGLVVAASVGSSLSGRRVDDEEPVRNPAVAVTSS
- a CDS encoding TetR/AcrR family transcriptional regulator, whose protein sequence is MTSSEGDLRSRRRSATAREIHEATLRLAARHGYDHVTVDMISTEAGVSRRTFFNYYPSKEAAVVAGPKSLPEPALSVFLAGPSDGPAQVLRDLNELLLRELEQNQPARDDLRQVMALAQEHPAILAHLLGNFDAFERVVAAAVAQRLGAEPDDEVPALLAALALSTTRTGLQRWAHGPSLDTSPVSEVERTAALLHSLLIT